The following are encoded together in the Clostridium sp. BJN0013 genome:
- a CDS encoding PBSX family phage terminase large subunit, which yields MLIEKEVNPSFEDFIFDWNHKFYFLVGGYGSSKSYHVALKLILKLLKEKRTALVVREVFDTIRDSCYSLLEEIVTDMGLDDRIKFTASPMQVRFPNGSKIIFKGMDKPSKLKSINNVSIVWIEECSEVKYEGFKELLGRLRHPSLSLHMILSTNPVSKDNWTYKHFFKNEKKKIFILDDEELYKKRIVVRNNTYYHHSLADDNLFLPKSYIEQLEELKTYDIDLYRIARKGRFGINGRRVLPQFEVRPHYEVLQAIGNIKNPIRRVGFDFAFEDSYNALLRLAVDDKEKILYIYWEYYKNQMTDDRTAIEIAEFKDTQEQINADSAEPKTIKYYRQQGFNIRGAKKFPGSRLQNTKKVKRFKKIICSENCTNTVDELKDLTYAVDKNGEIIEDEFNIDPHTFSAIWYGLDGYEVADIKEQKYADSVYEKGKGVIKNTSEDPYNRRGGAVF from the coding sequence ATGCTTATAGAAAAAGAGGTAAATCCTAGTTTTGAAGACTTTATTTTTGATTGGAACCATAAATTCTATTTTTTAGTTGGAGGGTATGGAAGTTCTAAGAGTTATCATGTGGCATTGAAATTAATTCTAAAGTTGCTTAAAGAAAAAAGAACTGCATTAGTAGTAAGAGAGGTATTTGATACAATAAGAGACAGCTGCTATTCTCTTCTTGAGGAAATAGTAACAGACATGGGGCTTGATGATAGAATCAAATTTACAGCTTCACCAATGCAGGTTAGATTTCCTAATGGTTCTAAAATAATATTTAAAGGTATGGATAAACCTTCAAAGCTAAAGTCTATAAACAATGTTTCTATAGTATGGATTGAAGAATGTTCAGAGGTCAAATATGAGGGATTCAAAGAACTTCTAGGACGTCTAAGGCATCCAAGCTTATCATTGCATATGATACTTTCGACTAATCCTGTAAGCAAGGATAACTGGACATACAAGCACTTCTTTAAAAATGAAAAGAAGAAAATATTCATACTTGATGATGAGGAGCTTTACAAAAAAAGAATAGTTGTAAGAAATAACACTTATTATCATCACTCACTGGCAGATGATAATTTATTTTTACCTAAGAGTTATATAGAGCAGCTAGAAGAATTAAAAACTTATGATATTGATTTATACAGGATAGCCAGAAAAGGCAGATTCGGTATAAATGGTAGAAGGGTACTCCCACAATTTGAAGTTAGGCCACACTATGAAGTGCTTCAAGCTATAGGGAATATAAAAAATCCGATTAGGAGGGTTGGCTTTGACTTTGCGTTTGAAGATTCTTACAATGCTTTATTAAGGTTAGCTGTGGACGATAAAGAAAAGATACTTTATATTTACTGGGAATACTACAAAAATCAAATGACAGATGATAGAACTGCCATTGAAATAGCTGAATTTAAAGATACACAGGAACAAATCAATGCAGATTCAGCCGAACCCAAGACAATCAAATATTATAGACAGCAAGGTTTTAATATTAGAGGAGCTAAAAAGTTTCCAGGGTCCAGGCTGCAGAATACCAAGAAGGTTAAAAGATTTAAGAAAATTATATGTTCAGAGAATTGTACTAATACCGTAGATGAATTAAAGGACTTGACTTATGCTGTAGATAAAAATGGTGAAATTATAGAAGATGAATTTAACATAGATCCTCATACATTTAGTGCTATATGGTACGGATTAGATGGTTATGAGGTTGCTGATATTAAAGAACAAAAGTATGCAGATAGTGTTTATGAAAAAGGAAAAGGTGTAATTAAAAATACATCTGAAGATCCTTACAATAGGAGAGGAGGTGCAGTATTCTAG
- a CDS encoding phage portal protein: protein MESSEERQVRTIRDTLLNLPDNEIVERRKVRRNYIFYKGKSVDFERAKNDPMLYGQNWPTDDNCDYKPTQDIRNKVKPLLRKQARWMFGKEPTIIFKPDDFKDKDKCEDLRKFVEDIFENNNFWNNTRKAFLESTVKKRVLLRVEANPGQPLVLKYETIENFYYKEKNGVLLKVVFFEEDELNVYREADTDKIYYLHTYYYKVNENSKERQAWYKKETYKNTDLQEGLTIDIDTGFTTIPCWLIKNGGELNDSFGESDVTELEDAQNQYNRRISDFADALRFQLFGSEVVIDGDEDDVNKFTIAPNALHAVKTRGELVENGGQAAVQRMEYNIGNSDAIESYLDRTERDMNFALDMPKLSDLNNIPSAKAMIYLYNDLIARCEEKWNDWERPLLALINFIIEVAPVCYKGIFNSQWLGIKYTTIFKHNYPLPSDDDEKKKTAISEVEADVRSRKSYIKEFSDEEDDEKAFNEILEEKTQLSNAEDSFTEGLNSELNNNVDNNLRTGE, encoded by the coding sequence GTGGAAAGTAGTGAAGAAAGACAAGTAAGGACAATAAGAGATACATTGTTAAATCTACCTGACAATGAGATAGTTGAGAGAAGAAAAGTAAGAAGGAATTATATCTTTTATAAGGGAAAATCCGTAGATTTTGAGAGAGCTAAAAATGATCCCATGTTATATGGTCAAAACTGGCCGACAGATGATAACTGTGATTATAAACCTACGCAGGATATAAGAAATAAGGTAAAGCCTCTTCTCAGGAAGCAGGCAAGATGGATGTTTGGGAAGGAACCTACCATAATATTTAAACCAGATGACTTTAAAGACAAAGACAAGTGTGAAGATCTAAGAAAATTCGTAGAGGATATTTTTGAAAATAATAACTTCTGGAATAATACAAGAAAGGCTTTTTTAGAATCTACGGTAAAAAAGAGGGTACTGCTTAGGGTAGAAGCTAATCCAGGACAACCTTTAGTGCTGAAGTATGAAACTATAGAAAATTTTTATTATAAAGAAAAGAATGGAGTTCTGTTAAAGGTTGTGTTCTTTGAAGAGGATGAACTTAATGTATACAGGGAAGCTGATACAGATAAAATTTATTACCTTCACACCTATTACTATAAAGTCAATGAGAATTCAAAAGAAAGGCAGGCGTGGTATAAGAAAGAAACCTATAAAAATACAGACCTGCAGGAAGGACTTACAATAGATATTGACACTGGATTTACTACTATACCCTGCTGGCTTATTAAAAATGGTGGGGAACTTAATGATTCTTTCGGAGAATCTGATGTTACTGAACTAGAAGATGCTCAAAACCAATATAACAGAAGAATATCGGATTTTGCAGATGCATTGAGGTTTCAACTATTTGGCTCAGAAGTTGTGATTGATGGTGATGAAGATGATGTAAATAAATTCACTATAGCTCCTAATGCACTACATGCAGTAAAAACCAGAGGTGAACTTGTAGAAAATGGGGGACAAGCTGCAGTTCAAAGAATGGAATACAATATAGGAAATTCTGATGCAATAGAATCTTACCTGGACAGGACAGAAAGGGATATGAATTTTGCACTGGATATGCCTAAGTTATCAGACTTGAATAATATACCCTCTGCTAAAGCTATGATTTATCTTTATAATGATTTGATAGCTAGGTGTGAGGAAAAGTGGAATGACTGGGAAAGGCCCTTATTAGCATTAATCAATTTTATTATTGAAGTGGCTCCAGTATGCTATAAAGGTATATTTAACTCTCAATGGTTGGGTATAAAGTATACGACCATCTTCAAGCATAATTACCCTCTCCCTTCTGATGATGATGAAAAGAAAAAGACTGCCATTTCAGAAGTTGAAGCTGATGTAAGGTCAAGAAAATCGTATATTAAAGAATTTAGTGACGAGGAAGATGATGAAAAAGCTTTCAATGAAATACTTGAGGAGAAAACACAATTGAGTAATGCAGAAGATTCATTTACTGAAGGATTGAATAGTGAATTAAACAATAATGTTGATAATAATTTGAGAACTGGTGAATAG
- a CDS encoding phage scaffolding protein, which produces MPKLSEILGEETFKTLPEEIKSKYKDTDFVNSSDYVPKSKFDQVDSQAKEYKKQVGDRDKQISDLKEQYKDVDGLKEKVTELETANKTQKEEYEKQLGDIAFNNALEKGLGAYSVKDKKLVMALIDKDKLKVDGDNIIGLKEQIEPLQKSHEYLFEKEIKGTGAFSTGGGDPKPGDVTNFATELGKKKAEVLKAKGLQDFAK; this is translated from the coding sequence ATGCCAAAATTAAGTGAAATATTAGGAGAAGAAACTTTTAAAACTCTTCCAGAAGAGATTAAAAGTAAGTATAAGGATACTGATTTTGTAAATAGTTCTGACTATGTACCAAAATCTAAATTTGACCAGGTGGATAGTCAGGCTAAAGAATATAAGAAGCAGGTAGGGGACAGAGATAAGCAAATTTCTGATTTGAAAGAACAGTACAAGGACGTTGATGGCTTGAAAGAAAAGGTTACTGAACTAGAAACTGCCAATAAGACTCAAAAGGAAGAATATGAAAAGCAGCTAGGGGATATAGCTTTTAACAATGCTTTAGAAAAAGGCTTAGGAGCTTATAGTGTTAAGGATAAGAAGTTAGTTATGGCACTTATTGATAAGGATAAACTTAAGGTTGATGGGGATAACATCATAGGACTTAAGGAACAGATAGAACCACTTCAAAAATCCCATGAATATCTCTTTGAAAAAGAAATTAAGGGAACAGGTGCTTTTAGTACAGGTGGTGGAGATCCAAAACCGGGGGATGTAACTAATTTTGCAACAGAGTTAGGTAAGAAAAAAGCAGAGGTTTTAAAAGCAAAAGGATTACAAGATTTTGCTAAATAA